The genomic DNA ATCTGACGCCGCCAGCGCTGGAGCGTCGTTTATGCCGTCTCCAACCATTGCAACTAATCCTTTCTGAGCCTTGAGCTGATCAACGATTTTCAGCTTGTCCTCTGGAAAGAGATTGGCATGAGTTTCGTCTACGCCTAGGCGTCTTGAAACTTCCTCAGCCAACTCTGCCTTATCGCCTGTAAGCATCACGGTACGAACGCTCGCTTCGTTCAACGCTTTCACAGCTTCAGCAGCGTCATTCCTTACTTGGTCGACTAAACAAAAGGATGGTGGCGCACACTGATTGATTGAAACGTAAACTCGAGTGTGCTTCTCATTTTCTTTCGAACCAGTTGAAGCTATTTCTACTCCTTCTTGCCTCATGAATTCAGCGTTGCCCACGGAGACGCGACAACCTCCAACATAGCCCACGATCCCTTTTCCGGGAAGTTCCTTCACGTTTTTGACTTCAAGTCCATGGTACTGGCAGCCGTTTTCAGTTGCTCTCTTTACAAATCCTTTGGCGAGAGGGTGATTGGAATACTGCTCTAGCGCAGCCGCATACATGAGAGCTTTTTGATCGTTTGTCTGGTTCAGACAGTTGACTTCGCGAAGGGCAGGTTGACCCAGCGTAAGCGTTCCAGTCTTGTCGAACACGACCGTTTTGACTTTGTCCATTTTTTCCACGTAGACGCCACCTTTGATAATAATGCCTTTTCGAGCAGCCGTTGTTATCGCTGTAAAGAAGGTTGCTGGAACAGACAGCACAAATGCGCTGGGACAGGAGACAACAAGCAGTATTAGTGAGCGGTACATCCATGGTTGAGATGCCTCTCCTGCGACGTATGGCATGCCGAAAGCCACGAAAACTGCCATTGCAACTACTATTGGAACGTAGAAGCGAGCAAAGCGATCGACCAGCCTCTCCATAGACGCTTTTCTCTTCCTTGACTCTATCACCAACTTGGCAATTCTGGAGACCAAGGTTTCATCCGATTCTTTTGCCACTTGAATGTTGAGCACTCCGTCTGCGTTAAGCGTGCCTGCGAAAACCGCGTCTCCTTCTCTTTTGCAGATAAGTGCTGACTCGCCTGTCACCAAAGACTGATCAACTGAGGACATTCCGTTTTGGATTATGCCGTCTAATGGGATTCTTTCGCCAGCTCTGACTACGATAAGGTCGCCGGTTTTCACCTGTTTCACATTGACTGTTTTCTCTGAGCCATTTTCCACTACGTGTGCGTTCTCAGGCATGTAGGTTGAGAGTTTCTCCACCGTTTGTCGGGCTCGGTCTTCGATGAAGTGTTCAAAGTGCTCGGCGAGAGAGTAGAGCAGTAG from Candidatus Bathyarchaeia archaeon includes the following:
- a CDS encoding cation-translocating P-type ATPase, with the protein product MSLKPMRSTNTGAEVGEFEEEEHRPWLYLAATLGVTIILSTFLEWFAAGLPLLYSLPLTNEQVTVSKLLYQAVVTAIAVYVGFVGLRELLIERRFSVEFLMSVAALGATYLGFLFEAATVLLLYSLAEHFEHFIEDRARQTVEKLSTYMPENAHVVENGSEKTVNVKQVKTGDLIVVRAGERIPLDGIIQNGMSSVDQSLVTGESALICKREGDAVFAGTLNADGVLNIQVAKESDETLVSRIAKLVIESRKRKASMERLVDRFARFYVPIVVAMAVFVAFGMPYVAGEASQPWMYRSLILLVVSCPSAFVLSVPATFFTAITTAARKGIIIKGGVYVEKMDKVKTVVFDKTGTLTLGQPALREVNCLNQTNDQKALMYAAALEQYSNHPLAKGFVKRATENGCQYHGLEVKNVKELPGKGIVGYVGGCRVSVGNAEFMRQEGVEIASTGSKENEKHTRVYVSINQCAPPSFCLVDQVRNDAAEAVKALNEASVRTVMLTGDKAELAEEVSRRLGVDETHANLFPEDKLKIVDQLKAQKGLVAMVGDGINDAPALAASDVGIAMGSGGVDVALESADIVLVKNELSKIPYLQRISKLSVKIAKQNIAVSLGVKMLLGALGFLGLVPLWFAVATGDDGVTMLLLLNTLRIPRLKA